The Thermoanaerobaculia bacterium genome contains a region encoding:
- a CDS encoding acetyl-CoA C-acetyltransferase gives MREVLVLSAVRTPIGKFGGAFAGLSAADLGTAAARGALARAGVPAEDVTETIFGHGRQAGGGPNSARQVSHRAGVPDAVPAFTVNKACASSLKAITLAALTIAVGENEVVLAGGHECMSATPYLLPRARFGYRMGNAELVDGMTRDGFLCPLCGELMGETAERLAREYGISRDEQDRWAVESQRRAAAARADGRMSAEIVPVEIETRKGKSVVSEDEHPRPETTLESLARLPAVFAAEGTVHAGNASGITDGASALVVCSRDYAESRRISPLARIVAWTSAGVDPARMGIGPVPAVRRLLEKTGHALADVDLIELNEAFAAQVIACERDLGFDRARVNVNGGAIALGHPIGATGARIATTLLHEMKRRRARRGIATLCVSGGMGMAVLFEAAR, from the coding sequence ATGCGCGAGGTGCTCGTCCTGTCGGCCGTCCGGACGCCGATCGGGAAGTTCGGCGGCGCGTTCGCCGGGCTCTCGGCCGCGGACCTCGGGACGGCGGCGGCGCGGGGAGCCCTCGCCCGCGCCGGCGTGCCGGCGGAGGACGTGACCGAGACGATCTTCGGGCACGGCCGGCAGGCGGGCGGCGGCCCCAACTCCGCGCGGCAGGTCTCGCATCGGGCCGGGGTTCCCGACGCCGTCCCGGCGTTCACGGTCAACAAGGCCTGCGCGTCTTCCCTGAAGGCGATCACGCTCGCCGCGCTGACGATCGCGGTGGGCGAGAACGAGGTCGTGCTCGCCGGCGGGCACGAATGCATGTCGGCGACCCCGTACCTCCTTCCCCGGGCGCGATTCGGATACCGGATGGGAAACGCGGAGCTCGTCGACGGGATGACGCGCGACGGGTTCCTGTGTCCGTTGTGCGGCGAGCTCATGGGAGAAACGGCGGAGCGCCTCGCGCGCGAATACGGAATCTCGCGCGACGAACAGGATCGGTGGGCGGTCGAGTCGCAGCGCCGGGCCGCGGCCGCCCGGGCGGACGGCCGGATGTCGGCGGAGATCGTTCCCGTGGAGATCGAGACGCGAAAAGGGAAGTCGGTCGTTTCCGAAGACGAGCACCCGCGTCCCGAGACGACTCTCGAGTCGCTCGCGCGGCTGCCGGCGGTCTTCGCCGCGGAGGGGACGGTGCATGCGGGCAACGCCTCCGGGATCACCGACGGGGCCTCGGCGCTCGTCGTGTGCTCGCGCGATTACGCGGAGAGCCGCCGGATCTCCCCGCTCGCGCGGATCGTGGCGTGGACGTCCGCGGGGGTCGATCCGGCGCGCATGGGGATCGGGCCGGTGCCCGCCGTCCGGCGGCTCCTCGAGAAGACCGGCCACGCGCTCGCGGACGTCGACCTGATCGAGCTGAACGAGGCATTTGCCGCCCAGGTGATCGCGTGCGAGCGGGATCTCGGGTTCGACCGCGCGCGCGTGAACGTCAACGGCGGCGCGATCGCGCTCGGGCATCCGATCGGCGCGACCGGGGCGCGGATCGCGACGACCCTCCTGCACGAGATGAAGAGGCGGCGGGCGCGCCGCGGGATCGCGACGCTCTGCGTGTCGGGAGGGATGGGGATGGCCGTTCTCTTCGAGGCGGCGCGATGA
- a CDS encoding MarR family winged helix-turn-helix transcriptional regulator, producing MYGTPSNSPAGRRARNGTRVSPAGAAFPSPGVRPVLDGIRRLVQSLRLSARQAQNRAGISGAQLFVLQKLAEADAQSVNDLAARTATDQSSVSVVVHRLAERGLVERHPDARDRRRVRLTLTPRGRALLRRSPDSAQRRLVRAIESLPPAERRVLGASLARLVSGIGKASPALFFEKEETAAKSRDRRA from the coding sequence ATGTATGGGACTCCATCCAATTCGCCGGCCGGGCGCCGCGCCCGGAACGGCACGCGCGTTTCCCCGGCCGGCGCGGCGTTCCCCTCGCCCGGCGTGCGGCCGGTGCTCGACGGGATCCGCCGGCTCGTCCAGAGCCTCCGCCTGTCCGCGCGGCAGGCGCAGAATCGCGCCGGCATCTCGGGCGCGCAGCTCTTCGTCCTCCAGAAGCTCGCCGAAGCGGACGCGCAGTCGGTCAACGACCTCGCCGCGAGAACCGCGACCGACCAGAGCTCCGTCTCGGTCGTGGTCCACCGCCTCGCCGAGAGGGGGCTCGTCGAGCGCCACCCCGACGCGCGGGACCGGCGCCGGGTCCGGCTGACCCTCACGCCGCGCGGTCGCGCCCTCCTGCGCCGTTCCCCCGACTCGGCCCAGCGCCGGCTCGTCCGGGCGATCGAATCGCTGCCGCCCGCCGAACGCCGGGTGCTCGGGGCGAGCCTCGCCCGGCTCGTCTCCGGAATCGGGAAAGCGTCTCCGGCCCTCTTCTTCGAGAAGGAAGAGACCGCCGCGAAGAGCCGGGACCGGCGTGCCTGA
- a CDS encoding chloride channel protein, whose product MPDPTASPAGTKGGLAVAPSLETALVSARVPSRGPAVDRRVITLSAWAIALGLAAGLVARALVLLIGLITNIAFYGRFSFSFASPAGNSLGAWVIAVPIVGGVIVGLMARFGSKAIRGHGIPEAMEQVLLNKSRIPPRVTFLKPLSAAVAIGTGGPFGAEGPIIATGGALGSLIGQLVPTTAVERKILLASGAAAGMAATFGSPVSAVLLAVELLLFEFRARSLVPVALASAAATGMRFVLVGSAPVFPMPTLSTPSGGALALYVALGAIVGLAAVGVTRAVYAVEDAFEKLPIHWMWWPALGAVAVGVIGWFRGDTMGVGYVNIENIVSAKLTLSALAALGILKFLSWAISLGSGTSGGTLAPLFTIGGALGALLGAGLAVAFPRAGIDVRIAALVGMAAIFAGASRALLTSVVFAFETTLQPLGLLPLLGGCTAAFLVSSLLMRESIMTEKISRRGVRVPADYEADFLGQVLVRDACSREVVTLAAEQTLDSARQWIAAGVPGSAHQGFPIVDAAGTLRGVLTRRNLLDPAADGARPLGGLLGRAPAAVFEDSSLREAADHMVREDVGRLPVIDRSGALVGIITRGDLLAAHRERLAAAHEPEAGIWRERA is encoded by the coding sequence GTGCCTGACCCGACGGCCTCGCCGGCCGGGACGAAGGGCGGCCTCGCGGTCGCGCCTTCGCTCGAAACCGCTCTCGTTTCGGCCCGCGTCCCGTCTCGGGGGCCTGCCGTCGATCGGCGCGTCATCACGCTCTCCGCCTGGGCGATCGCGCTCGGGCTGGCGGCGGGGCTCGTCGCCCGTGCGCTCGTGCTGCTGATCGGACTGATCACGAACATCGCGTTTTACGGGCGCTTCTCCTTTTCGTTCGCGTCTCCCGCGGGAAACTCCCTCGGCGCCTGGGTGATCGCCGTTCCGATCGTCGGCGGCGTGATCGTCGGGCTGATGGCGCGCTTCGGCTCGAAGGCGATCCGCGGCCACGGCATTCCCGAGGCGATGGAGCAGGTGCTCCTGAACAAGAGCCGGATTCCTCCCCGCGTGACGTTCCTGAAGCCCCTCTCGGCGGCCGTCGCCATCGGCACCGGCGGACCTTTCGGCGCGGAGGGACCGATCATCGCGACCGGAGGCGCGCTCGGGTCCCTCATCGGGCAGCTCGTCCCGACGACCGCGGTCGAAAGGAAGATCCTCCTCGCTTCCGGAGCGGCGGCGGGGATGGCGGCGACCTTCGGAAGCCCCGTCTCCGCCGTCCTTCTCGCCGTCGAGCTCCTGCTCTTCGAGTTCCGCGCCCGTTCGCTCGTTCCCGTGGCGCTGGCTTCCGCGGCGGCGACGGGCATGCGGTTCGTCCTCGTCGGATCGGCGCCCGTCTTCCCCATGCCGACGCTCTCGACGCCGAGCGGCGGCGCCCTCGCGCTCTACGTCGCGCTCGGAGCGATCGTCGGCCTCGCGGCGGTCGGCGTCACGCGGGCCGTCTACGCGGTCGAGGACGCCTTCGAGAAGCTGCCGATCCACTGGATGTGGTGGCCGGCGCTCGGCGCGGTCGCCGTCGGCGTGATCGGCTGGTTCCGGGGCGACACGATGGGGGTCGGCTACGTCAACATCGAGAACATCGTCTCCGCGAAGCTCACGCTCTCGGCGCTCGCCGCGCTCGGGATCCTGAAGTTCCTCTCCTGGGCGATCTCGCTCGGGAGCGGCACGTCGGGCGGCACGCTCGCTCCCCTGTTCACGATCGGCGGCGCGCTCGGCGCGCTCCTCGGAGCGGGCCTCGCGGTCGCGTTTCCCCGGGCGGGAATCGACGTCCGCATCGCCGCGCTCGTCGGGATGGCGGCGATCTTCGCCGGGGCCTCCCGCGCCCTGCTGACCTCGGTCGTCTTCGCCTTCGAGACGACGCTCCAGCCCCTCGGCCTGCTGCCGCTCCTCGGCGGATGCACCGCCGCGTTCCTCGTGTCGTCGCTCCTCATGCGCGAGAGCATCATGACCGAGAAGATCTCGCGGCGCGGCGTGCGGGTCCCCGCCGACTACGAGGCGGACTTCCTCGGGCAGGTCCTCGTGCGCGACGCCTGCTCGCGGGAGGTCGTCACCCTCGCCGCGGAGCAGACGCTCGATTCGGCGCGCCAATGGATCGCGGCCGGAGTGCCCGGAAGCGCGCACCAAGGCTTCCCGATCGTCGACGCGGCCGGAACGCTCCGCGGCGTCCTCACGCGCCGGAACCTCCTCGATCCGGCGGCCGACGGCGCGCGTCCTCTGGGCGGGCTGCTCGGCCGGGCTCCCGCGGCCGTCTTCGAGGACTCTTCCCTCCGGGAGGCGGCCGACCACATGGTCCGCGAGGACGTCGGGCGGCTCCCGGTGATCGACCGCTCCGGTGCTCTCGTCGGCATCATCACGCGCGGCGACCTCCTCGCCGCTCACCGCGAGCGGCTCGCGGCCGCGCACGAGCCGGAAGCGGGGATCTGGCGGGAGCGGGCCTAG